A window of the Pogona vitticeps strain Pit_001003342236 chromosome 4, PviZW2.1, whole genome shotgun sequence genome harbors these coding sequences:
- the NKX2-2 gene encoding homeobox protein Nkx-2.2 isoform X2 — MFGEPRGLTNWSFKVSCIKFGRNMSLTNTKTGFSVKDILDLPDTNDEDGSIVEGGDEETEGSEPPKKPSVLGTTSLDAVQTLPLKNPFYDNTDNPYTRWLATTESIQYSLHGLASSNSQQDSASKSPEPSADESPDNDKETSSNGDSGKKRKRRVLFSKAQTYELERRFRQQRYLSAPEREHLASLIRLTPTQVKIWFQNHRYKMKRARAEKALQYSWKHSSFGLQLPESPASTTS, encoded by the exons atgtTTGGCGAACCAAGAGGATTGACAAACTGGTCCTTCAAAGTTTCCTGCATAAAATTTGGCCGGAATATGTCTCTGACCAACACAAAGACCGGCTTTTCTGTTAAAGACATCTTGGACTTGCCTGACACCAATGACGAAGACGGCTCCATCGTGGAAGGCGGGGATGAAGAAACGGAGGGCTCCGAACCCCCCAAAAAGCCCAGCGTTTTGGGGACAACCTCACTGGACGCTGTTCAGACGCTGCCTCTGAAGAACCCCTTTTATGACAATACCGATAATCCCTACACGCGTTGGCTGGCCACCACCGAGAGCATCCAGTACTCCT TGCACGGTTTGGCATCCAGCAACTCCCAACAGGATTCCGCGTCCAAATCTCCCGAGCCTTCGGCCGACGAGTCCCCGGACAACGACAAGGAAACGTCGAGCAACGGGGACTCCGGCAAGAAGCGGAAAAGGCGGGTGCTTTTCTCCAAGGCGCAGACTTACGAGCTGGAGAGGCGCTTCAGGCAGCAGCGGTACCTCTCGGCCCCCGAGCGGGAGCACCTGGCCAGCCTGATCCGCCTCACTCCCACCCAGGTGAAGATCTGGTTCCAGAACCACCGCTACAAGATGAAGCGGGCCAGGGCCGAGAAAG CCCTGCAGTATTCATGGAAACATAGctcctttggactacaactcccagaatccccagccagcacaaccagCTGA
- the NKX2-2 gene encoding homeobox protein Nkx-2.2 isoform X1, protein MFGEPRGLTNWSFKVSCIKFGRNMSLTNTKTGFSVKDILDLPDTNDEDGSIVEGGDEETEGSEPPKKPSVLGTTSLDAVQTLPLKNPFYDNTDNPYTRWLATTESIQYSLHGLASSNSQQDSASKSPEPSADESPDNDKETSSNGDSGKKRKRRVLFSKAQTYELERRFRQQRYLSAPEREHLASLIRLTPTQVKIWFQNHRYKMKRARAEKGMEVTPLPSPRRVAVPVLVRDGKPCHTLKAQDLAAATFQAGIPFSAYSAQSLQHMQYNAQYSSASNPQYSSAHHLVQAQQWTW, encoded by the exons atgtTTGGCGAACCAAGAGGATTGACAAACTGGTCCTTCAAAGTTTCCTGCATAAAATTTGGCCGGAATATGTCTCTGACCAACACAAAGACCGGCTTTTCTGTTAAAGACATCTTGGACTTGCCTGACACCAATGACGAAGACGGCTCCATCGTGGAAGGCGGGGATGAAGAAACGGAGGGCTCCGAACCCCCCAAAAAGCCCAGCGTTTTGGGGACAACCTCACTGGACGCTGTTCAGACGCTGCCTCTGAAGAACCCCTTTTATGACAATACCGATAATCCCTACACGCGTTGGCTGGCCACCACCGAGAGCATCCAGTACTCCT TGCACGGTTTGGCATCCAGCAACTCCCAACAGGATTCCGCGTCCAAATCTCCCGAGCCTTCGGCCGACGAGTCCCCGGACAACGACAAGGAAACGTCGAGCAACGGGGACTCCGGCAAGAAGCGGAAAAGGCGGGTGCTTTTCTCCAAGGCGCAGACTTACGAGCTGGAGAGGCGCTTCAGGCAGCAGCGGTACCTCTCGGCCCCCGAGCGGGAGCACCTGGCCAGCCTGATCCGCCTCACTCCCACCCAGGTGAAGATCTGGTTCCAGAACCACCGCTACAAGATGAAGCGGGCCAGGGCCGAGAAAGGTATGGAAGTgactcctctcccctccccgcgCCGGGTCGCCGTGCCCGTCTTAGTCAGGGACGGCAAGCCGTGCCACACGCTCAAGGCACAGGACTTGGCTGCCGCCACCTTCCAGGCGGGGATCCCTTTCTCAGCCTACAGCGCCCAGTCTCTCCAGCACATGCAATACAATGCCCAGTACAGCTCGGCCAGCAACCCCCAGTACTCCTCAGCGCACCATTTGGTACAAGCCCAGCAATGGACTTGGTGA